A genomic region of Nakaseomyces glabratus chromosome C, complete sequence contains the following coding sequences:
- a CDS encoding uncharacterized protein (CAGL0C00253g~Putative adhesin-like cell wall protein (adhesin cluster III); predicted GPI-anchor) produces the protein MNYGLIYAFIFWITIWQTVSATKYTDKEIVFDGSSTGTENPVFTDATVLSLVNSKVTIKNYAKVALPAGFFLQNHSTLTIIPIPGIDIPFSLDVNGDAQFNTGSKFIFDGSKTSYSSSIQAINSFHFSFDLGAGGLIVLQDDSFTATLPTYGSYTLGSKRPSIKIGSTITDTLKYSPVLIYGSLTIDQTDRTHLYQIDFGPNKPVVAPGNAPALSVINTKIYGITNLYANIFQNTIGGSLSTSGLHAYVPQNAFTLNLLYQPTFTNPNEEPYDILFTADQTALITIKNMIQYPSDIYQLQGPFPAIRVLSNGAGVLSSSFSDPNQLLNLAIGSANVRFRLPKPERKFDLLAIGSNRDLSPNYAIPSYSNVLTIALIGDLVIRPPFTTTHTDPKTTEILLISDYSSSDAANHQWVIGHSTITLYNQPQGDTKIIDLGNGVTEYQVLSYEPSQIQNPANPLKPYATVTRTVLYSPPPVTTLSIDQNHEHIEEVVSYFITTDSNSKIITDSKVISITTKYDPAPDPETNIIDLGNEVTEYVVISYWTTINDQGKVFTTSKVQTYSPPPVTITATTAADYVETDWISFFITTNDKGEIITDSTLFNATRDYNLPEAPHTSFGPAPPAETKTVDLGNEVTEYLVISYWTTTNEFGGLITTSSTRTYSPPPVTITATTAADYVETDWISFFITTNDKGEIITDSTLFNATRDYNLPEAPHTSFGPAPPAETKTVDLGNEVTEYLVISYWTTTNEFGGLITTSSTRTYSPPPVTITATTAADYVETDWISFFITTNDKGEIITDSTLFNATRDYNLPEAPHTSFGPAPPAETKTVDLGNEVTEYLVISYWTTTNEFGGLITTSSTRTYSPPPVTITATTAADYVETDWISFFITTNDKGEIITDSTLFNATRDYNLPEAPHTSFGPAPPAETKTVDLGNEVTEYLVISYWTTTNEFGGLITTSSTRTYSPPPVTITATTAADYVETDWISFFITTNDKGEIITDSTLFNATRDYNLPEAPHTSFGPAPPAETKTVDLGNEVTEYLVISYWTTTNEFGGLITTSSTRTYSPPPVTITATTAADYVETDWISFFITTNDKGEIITDSTLFNATRDYNLPEAPHTSFGPAPPAETKTVDLGNEVTEYLVISYWTTTNEFGGLITTSSTRTYSPPPVTITATTAADYVETDWISFFITTNDKGEIITDSTLFNATRDYNLPEAPHTSFGPAPPAETKTVDLGNEVTEYLVISYWTTTNEFGGLITTSSTRTYSPPPVTITATTAADYVETDWISFFITTNDKGEIITDSTLFNATRDYNLPEAPHTSFGPAPPAETKTVDLGNEVTEYLVISYWTTTNEFGGLITTSSTRTYSPPPVTITATTAADYVETDWISFFITTNDKGEIITDSTLFNATRDYNLPEAPHTSFGPAPPAETKTVDLGNEVTEYLVISYWTTTNEFGGLITTSSTRTYSPPPVTITATTAADYVETDWISFFITTNDKGEIITDSTLFNATRDYNLPEAPHTSFGPAPPAETKTVDLGNEVTEYLVISYWTTTNEFGGLITTSSTRTYSPPPVTITATTAADYVETDWISFFITTNDKGEIITDSTLFNATRDYNLPEAPHTSFGPAPPAETKTVDLGNEVTEYLVISYWTTTNEFGGLITTSSTRTYSPPPVTITATTAADYVETDWISFFITTNDKGEIITDSTLFNATRDYNLPEAPHTSFGPAPPAETKTVDLGNEVTEYLVISYWTTTNEFGGLITTSSTRTYSPPPVTITATTAADYVETDWISFFITTNDKGEIITDSTLFNATRDYNLPEAPHTSFGPAPPAETKTVDLGNEVTEYLVISYWTTTNEFGGLITTSSTRTYSPPPVTITATTAADYVETDWISFFITTNDKGEIITDSTLFNATRDYNLPEAPHTSFGPAPPAETKTVDLGNEVTEYLVISYWTTTNEFGGLITTSSTRTYSPPPVTITATTAADYVETDWISFFITTNDKGEIITDSTLFNATRDYNLPEAPHTSFGPAPPAETKTVDLGNEVTEYLVISYWTTTNEFGGLITTSSTRTYSPPPVTITATTAADYVETDWISFFITTNDKGEIITDSTLFNATRDYNLPEAPHTSFGPAPPAETKTVDLGNEVTEYLVISYWTTTNEFGGLITTSSTRTYSPPPVTITATTAADYVETDWISFFITTNDKGEIITDSTLFNATRDYNLPEAPHTSFGPAPPAETKTVDLGNEVTEYLVISYWTTTNEFGGLITTSSTRTYSPPPVTITATTAADYVETDWISFFITTNDKGEIITDSTLFNATRDYNLPEAPHTSFGPAPPAETKTVDLGNEVTEYLVISYWTTTNEFGGLITTSSTRTYSPPPVTITATTAADYVETDWISFFITTNDKGEIITDSTLFNATRDYNLPEAPHTSFGPAPPAETKTVDLGNEVTEYLVISYWTTTNEFGGLITTSSTRTYSPPPVTITATTAADYVETDWISFFITTNDKGEIITDSTLFNATRDYNLPEAPHTSFGPAPPAETKTVDLGNEVTEYLVISYWTTTNEFGGLITTSSTRTYSPPPVTITATTAADYVETDWISFFITTNDKGEIITDSTLFNATRDYNLPEAPHTSFGPAPPAETKTVDLGNEVTEYLVISYWTTTNEFGGLITTSSTRTYSPPPVTITATTAADYVETDWISFFITTNDKGEIITDSTLFNATREYIDAEELYISSSSPSSSLSSSLSSSLLLSSSDINYLPSDTYVSTSSISSNISNSVDLSSSISSSSSNFSSDKSTMPSSSALGSDFIPSSSIIESVSMIRSSTVVSDIVTGLGSPTYSLAHSPSSDMSSINSYDSSKLIPEGGFSGSTVHHSSVYSTSKSNVNVTVSESSIIGMGTYDPHSTSTEQQDINEVITSSSLQSTYTGSSLSSKITSSDYLINSQPDTNASHILSHYFATSEDGVVVTSVATISTVSHSHFPAFNEADNSGSSRGNTVVTASNSVINNSETNNTEQSTNIENNNSLTTSNNNQSEIYGTATTLTNSIKHTNDALHENSAISVQTSTSTLPNVSSKSILPTSSIQRTSQRVSEGTFSIDTLYEASGSHHKKSTTLLESMMLIFIIFFI, from the coding sequence atgaattATGGCTTAATATACgcttttattttctggATCACTATTTGGCAAACAGTGTCCGCGACAAAATATACCGACAAGGAGATTGTGTTTGATGGCTCAAGTACTGGAACAGAAAACCCGGTATTCACTGACGCAACAGTTCTCTCGCTGGTAAATTCAAAGGttacaataaaaaactaTGCAAAAGTTGCTCTACCGGCaggattttttttgcagaaTCATTCAACGTTGACGATCATACCTATACCTGGTATTGACATAcctttttctttggatGTTAATGGTGATGCACAATTTAATACCGGTTCAAAATTCATTTTTGACGGTTCAAAGACAAGTTATTCCAGTTCTATACAAGCCATAAActcatttcatttttcttttgatctAGGAGCAGGTGGTTTAATTGTACTTCAAGATGACTCATTCACTGCAACGCTTCCGACGTATGGTTCTTATACATTAGGCTCAAAAAGACcatcaataaaaatagGCAGTACAATTACCGACACCTTAAAGTACTCTCCAGTTTTGATATATGGATCGTTAACCATTGATCAAACCGATAGGACACATTTATATCAAATTGATTTTGGACCAAACAAACCTGTCGTGGCTCCTGGTAATGCCCCGGCATTATCTGTAATCAATACCAAGATTTATGGTATAACAAATTTATATGCGaacatttttcaaaatacGATCGGTGGTTCACTATCGACGTCTGGACTTCATGCTTATGTTCCTCAAAATGCCTTCACTTTGAATCTCTTATATCAACCTACATTTACTAATCCCAATGAAGAACCatatgatattttattcaCAGCCGATCAAACTGCTTTGATTACAATCAAGAATATGATACAATATCCATCCGATATTTATCAGCTTCAGGGACCCTTTCCTGCTATCAGAGTGCTATCCAATGGAGCCGGTGTATTATCGAGTAGCTTTTCGGACCCTAACCAACTGTTAAACCTTGCAATTGGTTCTGCGAATGTTCGCTTTAGATTACCTAAACCAGAAAGAAAGTTTGACTTACTGGCAATAGGTTCAAATAGAGACTTATCTCCAAATTATGCAATTCCAAGCTACTCCAATGTTCTTACTATAGCGCTGATAGGCGATTTAGTTATACGCCCACCATTTACTACTACTCATACAGATCCGAAAACAACTGAGATTTTGCTTATCAGTGATTATTCCAGTTCGGATGCCGCCAATCATCAATGGGTAATTGGTCACTCTACTATCACATTATATAATCAACCTCAAGGAGATACGAAAATAATCGACTTAGGAAATGGAGTTACAGAATACCAAGTACTATCCTATGAGCCCTCACAGATACAAAATCCAGCGAATCCGTTGAAACCATATGCAACAGTGACAAGAACAGTTCTCTACAGTCCACCTCCAGTGACAACTTTGAGCATCGATCAAAATCACGAACACATTGAAGAGGTCGTTTCATATTTCATTACAACTGATTCTAACAGTAAGATAATAACAGATAGTAAGGTAATATCCATTACAACTAAGTATGACCCCGCACCCGATCCAGAAACAAATATTATAGATTTAGGTAATGAGGTTACGGAATATGTGGTCATATCATATTGGACAACTATAAATGATCAAGGTAAGGTATTTACGACAAGTAAAGTCCAAACATATAGTCctccacctgtgacgatcacagccaccactgctgcggactatgtcgagacggactggatctcgttcttcatcaccacgaatgataagggggagattattacagacagcacactgttcaatgctacgcgtgactacaacttgcctgaggctccgcacacgtcgttcgggcctgcacctcctgccgagaccaagactgttgatctgggcaacgaagtgactgagtacctggtcatcagctactggacgaccaccaacgagtttggtgggttgatcaccactagcagcaccaggacgtacagccctccacctgtgacgatcacagccaccactgctgcggactatgtcgagacggactggatctcgttcttcatcaccacgaatgataagggggagattattacagacagcacactgttcaatgctacgcgtgactacaacttgcctgaggctccgcacacgtcgttcgggcctgcacctcctgccgagaccaagactgttgatctgggcaacgaagtgactgagtacctggtcatcagctactggacgaccaccaacgagtttggtgggttgatcaccactagcagcaccaggacgtacagccctccacctgtgacgatcacagccaccactgctgcggactatgtcgagacggactggatctcgttcttcatcaccacgaatgataagggggagattattacagacagcacactgttcaatgctacgcgtgactacaacttgcctgaggctccgcacacgtcgttcgggcctgcacctcctgccgagaccaagactgttgatctgggcaacgaagtgactgagtacctggtcatcagctactggacgaccaccaacgagtttggtgggttgatcaccactagcagcaccaggacgtacagccctccacctgtgacgatcacagccaccactgctgcggactatgtcgagacggactggatctcgttcttcatcaccacgaatgataagggggagattattacagacagcacactgttcaatgctacgcgtgactacaacttgcctgaggctccgcacacgtcgttcgggcctgcacctcctgccgagaccaagactgttgatctgggcaacgaagtgactgagtacctggtcatcagctactggacgaccaccaacgagtttggtgggttgatcaccactagcagcaccaggacgtacagccctccacctgtgacgatcacagccaccactgctgcggactatgtcgagacggactggatctcgttcttcatcaccacgaatgataagggggagattattacagacagcacactgttcaatgctacgcgtgactacaacttgcctgaggctccgcacacgtcgttcgggcctgcacctcctgccgagaccaagactgttgatctgggcaacgaagtgactgagtacctggtcatcagctactggacgaccaccaacgagtttggtgggttgatcaccactagcagcaccaggacgtacagccctccacctgtgacgatcacagccaccactgctgcggactatgtcgagacggactggatctcgttcttcatcaccacgaatgataagggggagattattacagacagcacactgttcaatgctacgcgtgactacaacttgcctgaggctccgcacacgtcgttcgggcctgcacctcctgccgagaccaagactgttgatctgggcaacgaagtgactgagtacctggtcatcagctactggacgaccaccaacgagtttggtgggttgatcaccactagcagcaccaggacgtacagccctccacctgtgacgatcacagccaccactgctgcggactatgtcgagacggactggatctcgttcttcatcaccacgaatgataagggggagattattacagacagcacactgttcaatgctacgcgtgactacaacttgcctgaggctccgcacacgtcgttcgggcctgcacctcctgccgagaccaagactgttgatctgggcaacgaagtgactgagtacctggtcatcagctactggacgaccaccaacgagtttggtgggttgatcaccactagcagcaccaggacgtacagccctccacctgtgacgatcacagccaccactgctgcggactatgtcgagacggactggatctcgttcttcatcaccacgaatgataagggggagattattacagacagcacactgttcaatgctacgcgtgactacaacttgcctgaggctccgcacacgtcgttcgggcctgcacctcctgccgagaccaagactgttgatctgggcaacgaagtgactgagtacctggtcatcagctactggacgaccaccaacgagtttggtgggttgatcaccactagcagcaccaggacgtacagccctccacctgtgacgatcacagccaccactgctgcggactatgtcgagacggactggatctcgttcttcatcaccacgaatgataagggggagattattacagacagcacactgttcaatgctacgcgtgactacaacttgcctgaggctccgcacacgtcgttcgggcctgcacctcctgccgagaccaagactgttgatctgggcaacgaagtgactgagtacctggtcatcagctactggacgaccaccaacgagtttggtgggttgatcaccactagcagcaccaggacgtacagccctccacctgtgacgatcacagccaccactgctgcggactatgtcgagacggactggatctcgttcttcatcaccacgaatgataagggggagattattacagacagcacactgttcaatgctacgcgtgactacaacttgcctgaggctccgcacacgtcgttcgggcctgcacctcctgccgagaccaagactgttgatctgggcaacgaagtgactgagtacctggtcatcagctactggacgaccaccaacgagtttggtgggttgatcaccactagcagcaccaggacgtacagccctccacctgtgacgatcacagccaccactgctgcggactatgtcgagacggactggatctcgttcttcatcaccacgaatgataagggggagattattacagacagcacactgttcaatgctacgcgtgactacaacttgcctgaggctccgcacacgtcgttcgggcctgcacctcctgccgagaccaagactgttgatctgggcaacgaagtgactgagtacctggtcatcagctactggacgaccaccaacgagtttggtgggttgatcaccactagcagcaccaggacgtacagccctccacctgtgacgatcacagccaccactgctgcggactatgtcgagacggactggatctcgttcttcatcaccacgaatgataagggggagattattacagacagcacactgttcaatgctacgcgtgactacaacttgcctgaggctccgcacacgtcgttcgggcctgcacctcctgccgagaccaagactgttgatctgggcaacgaagtgactgagtacctggtcatcagctactggacgaccaccaacgagtttggtgggttgatcaccactagcagcaccaggacgtacagccctccacctgtgacgatcacagccaccactgctgcggactatgtcgagacggactggatctcgttcttcatcaccacgaatgataagggggagattattacagacagcacactgttcaatgctacgcgtgactacaacttgcctgaggctccgcacacgtcgttcgggcctgcacctcctgccgagaccaagactgttgatctgggcaacgaagtgactgagtacctggtcatcagctactggacgaccaccaacgagtttggtgggttgatcaccactagcagcaccaggacgtacagccctccacctgtgacgatcacagccaccactgctgcggactatgtcgagacggactggatctcgttcttcatcaccacgaatgataagggggagattattacagacagcacactgttcaatgctacgcgtgactacaacttgcccGAGGCTCcgcacacgtcgttcgggcctgcacctcctgccgagaccaagactgttgatctgggcaacgaagtgactgagtacctggtcatcagctactggacgaccaccaacgagtttggtgggttgatcaccactagcagcaccaggacgtacagccctccacctgtgacgatcacagccaccactgctgcggactatgtcgagacggactggatctcgttcttcatcaccacgaatgataagggggagattattacagacagcacactgttcaatgctacgcgtgactacaacttgcctgaggctccgcacacgtcgttcgggcctgcacctcctgccgagaccaagactgttgatctgggcaacgaagtgactgagtacctggtcatcagctactggacgaccaccaacgagtttggtgggttgatcaccactagcagcaccaggacgtacagccctccacctgtgacgatcacagccaccactgctgcggactatgtcgagacggactggatctcgttcttcatcaccacgaatgataagggggagattattacagacagcacactgttcaatgctacgcgtgactacaacttgcctgaggctccgcacacgtcgttcgggcctgcacctcctgccgagaccaagactgttgatctgggcaacgaagtgactgagtacctggtcatcagctactggacgaccaccaacgagtttggtgggttgatcaccactagcagcaccaggacgtacagccctccacctgtgacgatcacagccaccactgctgcggactatgtcgagacggactggatctcgttcttcatcaccacgaatgataagggggagattattacagacagcacactgttcaatgctacgcgtgactacaacttgcctgaggctccgcacacgtcgttcgggcctgcacctcctgccgagaccaagactgttgatctgggcaacgaagtgactgagtacctggtcatcagctactggacgaccaccaacgagtttggtgggttgatcaccactagcagcaccaggacgtacagccctccacctgtgacgatcacagccaccactgctgcggactatgtcgagacggactggatctcgttcttcatcaccacgaatgataagggggagattattacagacagcacactgttcaatgctacgcgtgactacaacttgcctgaggctccgcacacgtcgttcgggcctgcacctcctgccgagaccaagactgttgatctgggcaacgaagtgactgagtacctggtcatcagctactggacgaccaccaacgagtttggtgggttgatcaccactagcagcaccaggacgtacagccctccacctgtgacgatcacagccaccactgctgcggactatgtcgagacggactggatctcgttcttcatcaccacgaatgataagggggagattattacagacagcacactgttcaatgctacgcgtgactacaacttgcctgaggctccgcacacgtcgttcgggcctgcacctcctgccgagaccaagactgttgatctgggcaacgaagtgactgagtacctggtcatcagctactggacgaccaccaacgagtttggtgggttgatcaccactagcagcaccaggacgtacagccctccacctgtgacgatcacagccaccactgctgcggactatgtcgagacggactggatctcgttcttcatcaccacgaatgataagggggagattattacagacagcacactgttcaatgctacgcgtgactacaacttgcctgaggctccgcacacgtcgttcgggcctgcacctcctgccgagaccaagactgttgatctgggcaacgaagtgactgagtacctggtcatcagctactggacgaccaccaacgagtttggtgggttgatcaccactagcagcaccaggacgtacagccctccacctgtgacgatcacagccaccactgctgcggactatgtcgagacggactggatctcgttcttcatcaccacgaatgataagggggagattattacagacagcacactgttcaatgctacgcgtgactacaacttgcctgaggctccgcacacgtcgttcgggcctgcacctcctgccgagaccaagactgttgatctgggcaacgaagtgactgagtacctggtcatcagctactggacgaccaccaacgagtttggtgggttgatcaccactagcagcaccaggacgtacagccctccacctgtgacgatcacagccaccactgctgcggactatgtcgagacggactggatctcgttcttcatcaccacgaatgataagggggagattattacagacagcacactgttcaatgctacaCGTGAATATATCGATGCTGAGGAATTATAcatatcatcatcatcgccttcctcttctttgtcttcctctttatcatcttctttgCTTTTGTCATCGTCAGATATTAATTATCTACCATCTGATACTTATGTTAGCACTTCTAGCATATCTTCTAATATTTCAAACTCAGTTGATCTCAGTTCATCGatttcctcttcctcttctaaTTTCAGTTCCGATAAATCGACAATGCCAAGTTCTTCAGCATTAGGAAGTGATTTTATTCCATCTTCCTCCATTATTGAATCAGTTAGTATGATCAGAAGTTCTACTGTTGTTTCTGATATCGTGACCGGCTTAGGAAGTCCCACATATTCTTTAGCACATTCTCCGTCTTCTGATATGAGCTCTATAAATTCTTACGACTCCTCTAAACTAATTCCAGAAGGAGGGTTTTCAGGAAGTACGGTACACCACTCATCAGTGTATTCCACCTCGAAAAGCAACGTTAATGTAACAGTTTCAGAAAGCAGCATTATTGGTATGGGCACCTATGATCCTCATTCTACGTCTACAGAACAACAGGATATTAACGAGGTCATTACTAGCAGTTCATTACAAAGCACTTATACAGGTAGTAGTTTGTCAAGCAAAATCACTAGTTCGGATTATTTGATTAATAGTCAACCAGACACAAATGCATCGCATATTTTATCACATTATTTTGCAACAAGCGAAGACGGAGTTGTAGTAACTAGTGTTGCGACGATTTCAACTGTATCTCATAGTCACTTCCCTGCTTTTAATGAAGCTGATAACAGTGGTAGCTCTAGAGGTAATACAGTTGTGACTGCATCTAACAGTGTGATTAACAATTCTGAAACTAATAATACTGAACAGAGCACAAACATAGAGAATAATAACTCATTAACAACATCCAATAACAACCAATCTGAGATATACGGCACTGCCACAACTTTAACAAACTCGATCAAACATACCAATGATGCTCTGCATGAAAACTCGGCAATTTCGGTTCAAACTTCAACCTCCACCTTGCCCAATGTATCTTCAAAGTCAATCCTTCCAACCTCATCCATTCAGCGTACATCACAACGGGTATCCGAGGGCACATTTTCTATCGATACTCTATATGAAGCTTCAGGTT
- the HSP31 gene encoding HSP31 (CAGL0C00275g~Putative cysteine protease; protein differentially expressed in azole resistant strain; gene is upregulated in azole-resistant strain): protein MAAKKVLLALTSYNGDFYEDGAKTGVFVVEAMHPFNLFTEKGFEVDFVSETGKYGWDEHSLIPDFLSGKDKEDFDNENSSFHKALKNVKAAKDVKASDYDIFFASAGHGTLFDYPKAKELQGLAEDIYANGGVVAAVCHGPAIFDGLKDKKTGKPLIEGKAITGFTDIGEVVLNVDKIMKDKGLLSVEDIAKKYGAKYLAPIGPWDDFSITDGKLVTGVNPASAHSTAQRAIDALN from the coding sequence atgGCTGCTAAGAAGGTTCTTTTGGCTTTGACATCCTACAATGGTGATTTTTATGAGGATGGTGCTAAGACTGGTGTCTTTGTAGTTGAAGCTATGCATCCATTTAATCTCTTCACAGAGAAGGGCTTTGAAGTTGACTTCGTTTCTGAAACTGGTAAATATGGTTGGGATGAACATTCACTGATCCCTGATTTTTTAAGTGGTAAGGATAAAGAAGATTTTGACAATGAAAACTCATCTTTTCACAAGGCTTTAAAGAATGTCAAGGCTGCCAAGGATGTTAAAGCATCTGATTATGACATCTTTTTTGCTTCTGCAGGTCACGGTACTTTGTTTGATTACCCAAAAGCTAAAGAACTACAAGGACTAGCAGAAGATATTTACGCCAATGGCGgtgttgttgctgctgtttGCCATGGCCCAGCTATTTTTGATGGCTTAAAGGACAAGAAAACTGGCAAACCTTTGATTGAAGGTAAGGCCATTACTGGTTTTACTGACATTGGTGAAGTCGTTCTTAATGTCgataaaataatgaagGATAAAGGATTGCTATCAGTCGAAGACATTGCTAAGAAATATGGTGCGAAGTACTTGGCTCCAATAGGCCCATGGGATGATTTTTCCATCACAGATGGCAAGTTGGTTACTGGTGTTAACCCAGCTTCTGCTCATTCTACTGCACAGAGGGCAATTGATGCACTAAACTAA